Proteins from one Streptomyces sp. NBC_00390 genomic window:
- a CDS encoding ABC transporter ATP-binding protein/permease, whose amino-acid sequence MPELVLELNGRTWTLDPSRSYTLGRDPQGDLVIDDARVSWRHATISWGGRSWVIEDQGSTNGTYVQGQRIHQLEIGPGSAVHLGNATDGPRLNLSAGAGAGAGAFSAQGAAPQHAPAQQAQAAAPQGWPQAPAPQQPHDAPRAQVPQQHSPHKQGQGAGGAAGAPPVYGDRSPTTFHQLALGRVMRIGRALENELVVSDLQVSRNHAEFVATPDGRFEIRDLGSHNGTYVNGQPIAKSSTVLIGPNDIVGVGHSTFRLVGDRLEEFVDTGEVSFSARHLTVTVDGGKQILRDVSFGVPEKSLIGVIGPSGSGKSTLLKALTGYRPANQGDVLYDNRSLYKQFAELRQRIGLVPQDDILHKELTVRKALTYAAKLRFPADTTAAERAARIGEVLRELKLDIHKEKKVTSLSGGQRKRVSVALELLTKPSLIFLDEPTSGLDPGMDRDVMQLLRGLADDGRTVLVVTHSVAELALCDKLLVMAPGGSVAYFGPPEEALNFFGYSTWADVFSAFENYRDYDWAGRWKGSQHYQMYAADIDAVAAQSVHMPPPQQMRPPKPQSWGSQLWTLIRRYSSVIASDKGFIGLMFILPAVLGIVSTVIPADSGLGLGPARVRFTNKDVGTILLILAVGACFSGAANSVRELIKERVIYERERATGLSRSAYLMSKVIVLGVITALQGAIICAIGFGARDRLPREGVIFADTPVIEMTMVISTLGFTCMMFGLIISALVKTAEKTMPLLVMFAIVQVVFTGVLFQVYDSPGIEQVAWLMPSRWAVAALGTTAELNVAMPWDRANVDQLWEHTAGQWAVDMGVLFGLGVICGFVVVRLLRRHEPEVMRK is encoded by the coding sequence GTGCCGGAACTCGTACTGGAATTGAACGGAAGGACCTGGACCCTCGATCCGTCCAGGTCGTACACCCTCGGACGCGATCCGCAGGGCGATCTGGTGATCGACGACGCCAGGGTCTCGTGGCGCCATGCCACCATCAGCTGGGGTGGCCGCAGTTGGGTCATCGAGGACCAGGGGAGCACCAACGGCACGTATGTACAGGGCCAGCGGATCCACCAGCTGGAGATCGGCCCCGGCTCGGCCGTGCATCTCGGCAACGCCACTGACGGCCCCCGGCTGAATCTCTCCGCCGGGGCCGGCGCCGGAGCGGGCGCGTTCAGCGCTCAGGGAGCCGCGCCTCAGCACGCTCCCGCGCAGCAGGCCCAGGCCGCCGCCCCGCAGGGCTGGCCGCAGGCCCCGGCGCCGCAGCAGCCCCACGATGCACCGCGGGCGCAGGTCCCGCAGCAGCACTCCCCGCACAAGCAGGGGCAGGGCGCGGGCGGTGCCGCGGGGGCACCGCCCGTCTACGGGGACCGCAGCCCGACCACGTTCCACCAGCTCGCCCTCGGCCGGGTGATGCGCATCGGCCGTGCGCTCGAGAACGAGCTGGTCGTCTCCGACCTCCAGGTCTCGCGCAACCACGCCGAGTTCGTGGCGACGCCCGACGGACGGTTCGAGATCCGCGACCTCGGATCCCACAACGGCACCTACGTCAACGGCCAGCCGATAGCCAAGTCGTCCACGGTGCTCATCGGCCCGAACGACATCGTCGGTGTCGGCCACTCCACCTTCAGACTCGTCGGCGACCGGCTCGAGGAGTTCGTCGACACCGGCGAGGTCTCCTTCTCCGCCCGCCATCTGACCGTGACCGTCGACGGCGGCAAGCAGATCCTCCGGGACGTCTCCTTCGGCGTGCCGGAGAAGTCGCTCATCGGTGTCATCGGCCCCTCGGGCTCCGGCAAGTCCACCCTGCTCAAGGCGCTCACCGGCTACCGGCCCGCCAACCAGGGCGATGTCCTGTACGACAACCGGAGCCTCTACAAGCAGTTCGCCGAGCTGCGTCAGCGCATCGGTCTGGTCCCGCAGGACGACATCCTGCACAAGGAGCTGACGGTCCGGAAGGCGCTCACGTACGCGGCCAAGCTCCGTTTCCCCGCGGACACCACCGCGGCCGAGCGTGCGGCCCGTATCGGCGAGGTCCTGCGCGAGCTGAAGCTGGACATCCACAAGGAGAAGAAGGTCACCTCCCTCTCCGGTGGCCAGCGCAAGCGCGTCTCCGTCGCCCTGGAGCTGCTCACCAAGCCGTCGCTGATCTTCCTGGACGAGCCGACCTCCGGCCTCGACCCGGGCATGGACCGCGACGTCATGCAGCTGCTGCGCGGACTCGCCGACGACGGGCGCACCGTCCTCGTGGTCACCCACTCGGTGGCCGAGCTGGCGCTGTGCGACAAGCTCCTCGTCATGGCGCCCGGCGGCTCGGTGGCGTACTTCGGCCCGCCGGAGGAGGCGCTCAACTTCTTCGGCTACAGCACCTGGGCCGATGTCTTCTCGGCGTTCGAGAACTACCGCGACTACGACTGGGCGGGCCGCTGGAAGGGCTCACAGCACTACCAGATGTACGCCGCGGACATCGACGCCGTCGCCGCGCAGTCGGTGCACATGCCCCCGCCGCAGCAGATGCGCCCCCCGAAGCCGCAGAGCTGGGGCTCCCAGCTGTGGACGCTGATCCGCCGCTACTCCTCGGTCATCGCGTCCGACAAGGGCTTCATCGGCCTGATGTTCATCCTGCCCGCGGTGCTCGGCATCGTCAGCACGGTGATCCCCGCCGACTCCGGCCTCGGCCTCGGTCCGGCGCGGGTGCGGTTCACGAACAAGGACGTCGGCACGATCCTGCTCATCCTGGCGGTCGGCGCGTGCTTCTCCGGCGCCGCGAACTCGGTACGAGAGCTGATCAAGGAACGCGTCATCTACGAGCGGGAACGCGCCACCGGCCTGTCGCGCTCCGCGTATCTGATGTCGAAGGTCATCGTCCTCGGCGTGATCACCGCACTCCAGGGTGCGATCATCTGCGCCATCGGATTCGGTGCCCGGGACAGGCTGCCCCGCGAGGGCGTCATCTTCGCGGACACGCCGGTGATCGAGATGACCATGGTCATCAGCACTCTCGGCTTCACCTGCATGATGTTCGGTCTGATCATCTCCGCGCTGGTGAAGACCGCCGAGAAGACCATGCCGCTGCTGGTGATGTTCGCGATCGTCCAGGTCGTCTTCACCGGCGTGCTCTTCCAGGTGTACGACAGCCCCGGTATCGAGCAGGTCGCCTGGCTGATGCCGTCGCGCTGGGCGGTGGCGGCGCTGGGCACCACGGCCGAGCTCAACGTGGCCATGCCGTGGGACCGGGCCAACGTCGACCAGCTGTGGGAGCACACCGCCGGCCAGTGGGCCGTCGACATGGGCGTGCTGTTCGGCCTCGGGGTCATCTGCGGCTTCGTGGTCGTGCGCCTGCTGCGCCGCCACGAGCCCGAGGTCATGCGCAAGTGA